The following coding sequences are from one Allocoleopsis franciscana PCC 7113 window:
- the recD2 gene encoding SF1B family DNA helicase RecD2, producing MLEFNQVNRPTSLVSLTAPEIEQYLASGLFRGIGKKTAALLVAHFGADTLNVLEHSPEELFQVPRLQKYRIAAITEAIRDSSTNPVRGAIAWLLGLSTPLGLTLKLCEHYGHQTETILKSNPYRIIDEVEGIGFKTADALALAIGISPHSEQRYNHGILQVFKDALSEGHCFVPFPQLLMRALSLLSGCNHTPDPKEVQAVIQSCLMNQTLVEGNEDGSIYLKRVYRAELNVALFVKAFKAQQQQSTFELEYWLHKLDQVAYQEFNRLSTEQREALYRAWAHPLSILTGGPGRGKTHILKYLVQWLCDNGVNLALAAPTGKAAARMKEATGYEAQTIHRLLQWQGHGQSFLYNQNNPLPIDWLIVDEFSMVDLFLFHSLLKALKPTTRLLLVGDFNQLPSVGAGMVLRDLILSEFIPTTQLQTIYRQQHDSPIVYAAEEVLSGKVPMLHQFKEHKAWMDVADCAMLCRSNPSSVADAIVDLALQMKADSVDLNQQLMVLAPQKKGPAGVKALNARLQPIFNPKKDGQPEVVTGEVVYRVGDRVIQLVNRYDTTPAVMNGESGWVVLVDASSKRVMVEFEGGAIVDYFPGNFEQIMHAYCLTCHKSQGSEFQYVIMPLVLSNRRMLTRQLLYTTMTRASRTFIAVGQPEALSMAVATDKPARRYTQLSQFLLAPEEDLTGAMRSLGAGSGVNQGKQGSFVTIASRLRERQLYATKGQMTSIGSLALRLYEDQFGHRPSKQLEVMEGMRFKTYHYTVEAVDLIDRAIDAVLKS from the coding sequence ATGCTGGAGTTCAACCAAGTTAATCGCCCTACCTCGCTTGTTTCACTCACTGCCCCAGAAATCGAACAATACCTAGCTAGTGGGCTGTTTCGCGGGATTGGAAAAAAGACTGCCGCGCTACTGGTTGCTCACTTTGGTGCAGACACTCTTAACGTCTTGGAACACTCCCCAGAAGAACTGTTTCAAGTCCCTCGACTCCAGAAGTACCGTATCGCTGCCATCACAGAGGCGATTAGGGACAGTTCAACTAACCCAGTGCGAGGTGCGATCGCTTGGTTGTTAGGACTCTCTACTCCCTTGGGGCTAACCCTAAAACTCTGCGAGCACTACGGACACCAAACTGAAACGATACTTAAGAGCAACCCTTATCGCATCATTGATGAAGTTGAGGGAATTGGGTTCAAAACTGCCGATGCCTTAGCGCTAGCGATCGGCATTTCTCCTCATAGCGAACAGCGCTACAATCATGGGATTCTCCAAGTTTTTAAAGATGCTTTGAGTGAAGGACATTGTTTTGTCCCTTTTCCTCAATTACTGATGCGAGCGCTCTCACTGCTCTCTGGTTGCAACCATACCCCCGACCCTAAGGAGGTGCAAGCGGTCATTCAATCCTGCCTGATGAACCAAACCCTGGTTGAAGGGAACGAGGATGGCAGCATCTACCTCAAGAGAGTCTACCGCGCTGAACTGAACGTCGCTTTATTCGTTAAAGCGTTCAAAGCTCAACAACAGCAGTCTACCTTTGAACTCGAATACTGGTTGCACAAGTTGGATCAAGTTGCTTACCAGGAATTCAATCGCCTTTCAACAGAACAGCGAGAGGCTCTTTATAGGGCTTGGGCGCACCCCTTGAGTATTCTCACAGGTGGCCCCGGACGAGGTAAAACCCATATCCTTAAATACTTGGTGCAGTGGCTTTGTGACAACGGAGTAAATTTAGCCCTCGCCGCGCCAACGGGTAAAGCCGCCGCCCGCATGAAAGAGGCTACTGGATACGAAGCGCAAACGATTCATCGCCTGTTGCAGTGGCAGGGACACGGTCAGTCCTTCCTCTACAACCAGAACAATCCTTTGCCGATTGACTGGTTGATTGTGGATGAATTTAGCATGGTTGACTTGTTCCTCTTTCACTCCCTGCTGAAAGCGTTAAAACCAACCACCAGACTATTACTCGTCGGCGATTTTAACCAGCTTCCCAGTGTGGGAGCCGGGATGGTACTGCGGGACTTGATACTATCGGAATTTATACCCACGACTCAATTGCAGACTATCTATCGGCAGCAGCACGATAGCCCGATTGTCTATGCCGCCGAAGAGGTGCTTTCTGGGAAAGTGCCAATGCTGCATCAGTTTAAGGAGCATAAAGCTTGGATGGATGTGGCCGACTGTGCCATGCTGTGCCGTTCTAATCCTTCATCTGTCGCGGATGCCATTGTTGATTTGGCGCTCCAGATGAAAGCGGATTCGGTCGATTTGAACCAACAGCTCATGGTCTTAGCGCCGCAAAAAAAGGGGCCGGCTGGAGTCAAAGCCCTTAATGCTCGCTTGCAGCCCATCTTTAATCCAAAAAAAGATGGACAGCCAGAAGTGGTAACCGGAGAGGTGGTGTACCGAGTTGGCGATCGCGTGATTCAGCTCGTGAATAGATATGATACGACACCGGCTGTGATGAATGGAGAGAGTGGTTGGGTCGTCTTGGTGGATGCTTCATCAAAACGGGTGATGGTGGAATTTGAAGGGGGTGCGATTGTTGACTACTTTCCTGGTAACTTCGAGCAAATCATGCACGCCTACTGTCTGACTTGCCATAAGTCCCAAGGTAGTGAATTTCAATATGTGATTATGCCCTTAGTGCTATCCAACCGCAGGATGCTGACTCGTCAGTTACTTTACACCACGATGACACGGGCATCTAGGACGTTTATTGCGGTGGGACAACCCGAAGCTCTTTCTATGGCGGTGGCAACAGATAAACCGGCTCGCCGTTATACGCAGTTGAGCCAGTTCCTGCTTGCACCCGAAGAAGATTTGACGGGTGCAATGAGGAGTCTGGGCGCAGGCAGTGGGGTGAACCAAGGGAAACAAGGGTCTTTTGTTACCATTGCCAGCCGATTACGCGAGCGACAACTCTATGCAACGAAAGGGCAGATGACTTCTATCGGTAGCTTGGCGCTGCGGCTCTATGAGGATCAGTTTGGACATCGCCCGTCGAAACAACTGGAAGTGATGGAAGGAATGCGATTTAAAACTTACCACTACACAGTTGAGGCGGTGGACTTAATTGACCGGGCGATTGATGCGGTTTTGAAGTCCTGA
- a CDS encoding tyrosine-type recombinase/integrase, protein MRRFVEQWLANYHGTTYQSYHNTIEKFLAAVPLSIEQIQTSHVRNWLNRLDVADTTRVKHLNHLKAFFNYIVELDNPPIKRSPIPKQFKLPIPQQTLVERILSKDEVAALLDNELDQRNFLILTTLYKTGVRVSELCNLRWKHFIPRTDLGTYQLTVYGKGGKTRQITLPPVLAQLLQEFRGKAPASAPVFASASGRALAPAHIHRIVKRAAMRAELPQAEKVSPHWLRHAHATHALENHAPIALVQATLGHVSLETTSKYLHIRPSQSSGDFL, encoded by the coding sequence ATGCGAAGGTTTGTGGAGCAATGGTTAGCCAACTATCATGGGACAACGTACCAGAGTTATCACAACACGATTGAGAAGTTTTTGGCGGCTGTTCCTTTGTCGATTGAGCAGATTCAGACTTCTCATGTGAGGAACTGGTTGAATAGGTTGGATGTTGCTGATACCACAAGGGTCAAGCACCTCAATCACCTCAAAGCCTTTTTTAACTACATAGTGGAACTCGACAATCCGCCGATTAAGCGATCGCCGATTCCGAAACAATTCAAATTACCGATTCCACAACAAACCCTCGTGGAGCGAATTCTCTCGAAGGATGAGGTAGCTGCACTGCTCGACAACGAACTGGACCAGCGCAACTTCCTGATTCTCACGACTCTCTACAAAACTGGAGTGAGAGTTTCTGAGTTGTGTAATTTGAGATGGAAGCATTTTATACCAAGAACGGACTTGGGGACGTACCAATTGACGGTTTATGGTAAGGGCGGGAAAACTCGACAAATAACGCTGCCTCCGGTTTTGGCGCAGTTGCTTCAGGAATTTAGAGGGAAGGCTCCGGCTTCTGCTCCTGTCTTTGCCAGTGCCAGCGGTCGTGCGTTAGCCCCGGCGCACATTCACCGCATCGTTAAGCGTGCTGCCATGCGTGCTGAGTTACCGCAGGCTGAGAAGGTTTCCCCTCATTGGTTGAGACACGCCCACGCTACTCATGCATTGGAAAACCATGCTCCGATCGCTCTGGTGCAAGCCACATTAGGTCACGTCAGCTTGGAGACAACTAGCAAATATCTGCATATTAGACCTAGCCAAAGCTCTGGAGATTTTCTGTAA
- a CDS encoding DUF4184 family protein produces the protein MPFTFAHPIAAAPIWLCSKRRLDLPSLLVGSIIPDIEYFLTLQPTRTIGHTLLGVLIQGLPCSIVLLLITRYVLMRPFLALLPRQLAQRFPTLRSYFPLQVKHLFNVVVSVVMGAASHIVWDAFTHEGGWFVAHSKLLQAQLGSVPIYKLLQYGSGVIGLGALFLWLSRRLNQELPCNRIETLTPRWRGLTIICIALCALVFTWVAVDIHHIAGETFKEAFVRAVIGCISGLFLGLLLYSAVFWMLKSFKPLKFYMF, from the coding sequence ATGCCTTTTACGTTCGCACATCCCATAGCAGCGGCTCCGATTTGGCTGTGCTCGAAAAGAAGACTAGATTTGCCAAGTCTCTTAGTCGGGTCGATAATTCCCGACATTGAATACTTCTTGACTTTGCAACCCACTAGAACAATTGGGCATACTCTTCTAGGAGTATTAATTCAAGGGCTTCCTTGTTCGATTGTGCTCTTGTTAATTACTCGTTATGTTTTGATGCGCCCATTCTTGGCTCTTCTTCCCCGGCAATTAGCCCAACGATTTCCAACCCTAAGGAGCTATTTCCCTTTACAAGTAAAGCATCTTTTTAATGTTGTAGTGTCAGTTGTGATGGGAGCGGCGAGCCATATTGTTTGGGATGCTTTTACTCATGAGGGGGGCTGGTTTGTCGCTCATTCAAAGCTGCTTCAAGCCCAGCTTGGTTCTGTGCCAATTTATAAACTACTTCAATATGGAAGTGGAGTTATTGGACTTGGCGCTCTATTTTTATGGCTATCAAGAAGGCTTAATCAAGAATTGCCTTGTAACCGTATTGAAACATTAACCCCTCGCTGGAGAGGTTTAACAATCATCTGCATTGCCCTATGTGCTTTGGTCTTTACTTGGGTCGCTGTAGACATACATCATATTGCAGGTGAAACCTTCAAAGAGGCGTTTGTGAGAGCAGTAATTGGTTGTATTTCTGGATTATTTCTAGGATTATTGCTGTACTCAGCAGTATTTTGGATGCTAAAGAGTTTCAAACCCTTAAAGTTCTATATGTTCTAA
- the bchE gene encoding magnesium-protoporphyrin IX monomethyl ester anaerobic oxidative cyclase, producing MNILIVNPPHTAIGSRIPREQLPPLGLLCVGGPLLDAGHDVTLLDAELGPLSHTEIVRRVVMHCPQVLLIGHSGSTSAHPTVVELTRRFRAELPNLTIIYGGVFPTYHFRDILAHEPQLDVIVRGEGEATVSKLIAAIECGDDLASVEGIAFRRDGQIVETPPARMIEDLNAYRVGWELIDPKRYSYYGGKRAVVMQFSRGCPHLCNYCGQRGFWARWRHRDPQKFAKEIAWLHRTHGVELINLADENPTVNKAIWRELCEAIIAENINVTIIGSTRADDIVRDADILHLYRKAGIERFLLGMENTDEATLKKIRKGSATTTDREAIRLMRQHGILSLATWVTDFEEITDRDFVHSLRQLLWYDSDQIMSLYVTPHRWTGYYRIAASRRVIQLDQRKWDYKHQVLETMHMPPWRIFLWVKFIELVMQARPKALWRSFLQPDRAARHGMRWFTRMGRRVLFHEWWNFFFRDRRVSDGPTLEQFWGAPQDHQEIPLNIFRQRKPAKSAEQIVAADSPPFDYNQI from the coding sequence ATGAATATTCTCATTGTCAACCCGCCACACACGGCAATAGGCAGCCGCATTCCGCGCGAGCAACTACCACCCCTGGGACTTCTGTGTGTAGGCGGGCCACTGTTGGATGCTGGACATGATGTTACACTGCTGGACGCCGAACTCGGTCCGCTTTCGCACACTGAGATCGTCCGGCGAGTCGTCATGCACTGCCCACAGGTGCTTCTCATCGGTCACTCCGGCTCGACATCGGCGCACCCAACCGTTGTCGAACTGACTCGCCGCTTCCGTGCTGAGTTACCGAACCTCACGATCATCTATGGCGGCGTCTTCCCGACCTATCATTTCCGCGACATACTCGCCCATGAACCGCAGCTCGACGTGATCGTTCGCGGCGAAGGCGAGGCTACCGTATCCAAACTCATAGCCGCCATTGAGTGCGGTGATGACCTTGCCAGTGTAGAGGGCATCGCTTTCCGCCGTGATGGTCAGATCGTGGAAACGCCGCCAGCTCGTATGATCGAAGACCTCAATGCCTACCGCGTTGGTTGGGAGCTGATTGATCCGAAACGGTATAGCTACTACGGCGGTAAGCGGGCTGTCGTTATGCAGTTCTCACGCGGATGTCCGCACCTGTGCAACTACTGCGGACAGCGTGGTTTCTGGGCTCGTTGGCGGCATCGCGACCCACAGAAGTTTGCTAAGGAGATTGCTTGGCTCCATCGCACACACGGCGTGGAATTAATCAACTTAGCTGACGAAAATCCGACAGTGAACAAGGCTATCTGGCGTGAACTGTGCGAGGCAATCATTGCCGAAAATATCAACGTGACCATTATCGGCTCGACCCGCGCCGACGATATTGTCCGCGATGCAGATATCTTGCACCTGTACCGCAAGGCTGGCATCGAGCGGTTTCTGCTGGGTATGGAGAACACCGACGAAGCCACACTTAAGAAAATCCGCAAGGGGAGTGCGACGACAACTGATCGCGAAGCCATCCGCCTGATGCGACAGCATGGCATCCTGTCGCTAGCAACTTGGGTAACCGACTTCGAGGAGATTACAGATCGAGACTTTGTCCACTCTCTGCGGCAGCTACTCTGGTATGACTCAGACCAAATTATGTCGTTGTATGTCACACCACACCGTTGGACCGGGTACTATCGCATTGCGGCATCGCGGCGCGTCATCCAGCTTGACCAGCGCAAATGGGACTACAAACACCAGGTGTTAGAAACGATGCACATGCCACCCTGGCGCATTTTCCTATGGGTGAAGTTCATCGAACTTGTGATGCAGGCTCGACCCAAAGCGCTATGGAGATCGTTTCTCCAGCCAGATCGCGCTGCCCGACACGGTATGCGCTGGTTCACCCGTATGGGGCGGCGCGTCTTGTTCCACGAGTGGTGGAATTTCTTCTTTCGCGATCGTCGGGTGAGCGATGGCCCGACACTGGAGCAATTCTGGGGTGCGCCGCAGGATCATCAGGAGATTCCGCTAAACATCTTCCGTCAGCGCAAACCGGCAAAGTCCGCCGAACAAATCGTTGCAGCGGACAGCCCGCCATTCGACTATAACCAGATTTGA
- a CDS encoding ParA family protein: MIVALANQKGGVAKTTSTICLGGLLLESSSCLVVDLDPQANLTIGLGVEVQSGQLTTYDVITEQAEVLEAVIPTKSGLSLLPSDISLAKGETELLTKVGNFLILKERLEPAKAQFQHILIDCPPSLGLLTVNALSAADAILIPVQCQFFALKGLASLLETIQSIQRRINPSLRILGILPTMAEMNTIMTQDVLASLQKRFQDIPVFDPVPKSVKFAESNLAGEPIHHYASEKKLVAPYKAIATFITGELRRGKKTRSVKRGE, translated from the coding sequence ATGATTGTAGCGCTCGCCAATCAAAAGGGGGGAGTAGCAAAAACCACGTCTACCATCTGCCTGGGCGGGTTATTGCTAGAGAGCAGTTCCTGCCTAGTCGTTGACTTAGACCCCCAAGCGAATCTCACCATTGGACTCGGTGTGGAAGTCCAGTCGGGTCAACTGACAACCTATGACGTGATTACTGAGCAAGCGGAGGTTCTGGAGGCAGTTATCCCTACCAAATCCGGACTCAGCTTGCTACCCTCTGACATTTCCTTAGCCAAAGGGGAAACCGAGCTTCTAACTAAAGTTGGTAACTTTCTCATCCTCAAAGAACGACTAGAGCCAGCTAAAGCTCAGTTCCAACACATTCTGATTGACTGCCCACCCAGCTTAGGACTGCTGACGGTCAACGCTTTATCGGCGGCGGATGCCATTTTAATTCCAGTCCAGTGCCAGTTTTTTGCCCTCAAAGGACTAGCCTCCCTGCTGGAAACCATCCAAAGTATTCAGCGACGGATCAACCCTAGTTTGAGGATTCTGGGAATTCTGCCGACGATGGCAGAGATGAACACCATCATGACTCAGGATGTCTTAGCCTCGTTGCAAAAACGATTTCAGGATATCCCAGTCTTTGACCCCGTGCCAAAGTCAGTCAAGTTTGCTGAATCGAATCTGGCAGGGGAACCCATCCACCACTATGCGTCGGAAAAAAAATTGGTGGCCCCCTATAAAGCGATCGCTACATTTATAACAGGAGAACTTCGACGTGGCAAAAAGACGCGCTCGGTTAAACGAGGAGAATGA
- a CDS encoding GIY-YIG nuclease family protein, producing the protein MWLKFGVSSDNALVCIEDIPSGKTSLTCLYCGGGLTAKKGRVKEHHFAHTDTTCKPVANRVAYRDFPALPLYDNFNIQLSGKELEELKVFWLNYGVRNEGIFVKPSFKLILSKLLAWNEGGFYEFTPLGKIPVGALPLRLFNEVQEPSLLEKLAKLEQAAQRAQLINSQYLSEKVADLRIYRALLKRILLNNLYFLEIKVGRKLLHKIGVTKRPIEERVMEVHRDLAAHYKRVDIQVLDVWKHRGNVELYFKHRYKDFNYRIGSLTEYFRFTDVEAVLDDLRQMQPKVLEPVEMDVLEDNFISSLCRH; encoded by the coding sequence ATGTGGCTGAAGTTCGGCGTTAGTTCTGATAACGCCTTGGTTTGTATTGAAGATATCCCCAGTGGCAAAACATCTCTTACCTGTCTGTATTGCGGCGGCGGCTTAACCGCCAAAAAGGGTCGGGTTAAGGAGCATCATTTTGCTCATACCGACACAACTTGTAAACCCGTTGCCAATCGTGTGGCTTATCGAGATTTTCCCGCTTTACCGCTCTACGATAACTTCAATATTCAGTTGTCCGGGAAAGAGTTGGAAGAACTGAAGGTGTTTTGGCTCAACTATGGGGTGAGAAATGAAGGCATTTTTGTCAAGCCTTCTTTCAAATTAATTCTCTCGAAGTTGTTAGCTTGGAATGAGGGTGGATTCTATGAATTTACTCCGTTAGGTAAAATTCCTGTAGGAGCGCTTCCCTTAAGGCTATTCAACGAAGTGCAAGAACCCTCGTTATTGGAAAAGTTAGCTAAATTAGAGCAAGCTGCACAACGCGCTCAACTGATAAATTCTCAATATTTGTCAGAAAAAGTTGCCGATTTGAGAATTTACCGCGCTCTCTTGAAACGAATTCTCTTGAATAACCTCTACTTTCTGGAAATCAAAGTGGGTCGGAAACTCTTGCATAAAATCGGGGTGACGAAGCGACCGATTGAAGAACGAGTGATGGAAGTGCACAGAGATTTAGCCGCTCACTATAAGCGGGTGGACATTCAAGTTTTAGATGTTTGGAAGCATCGAGGAAATGTAGAGCTGTACTTCAAGCATCGGTATAAAGACTTCAATTATCGAATTGGGAGTTTGACGGAATATTTCCGGTTTACTGATGTTGAGGCAGTATTGGATGATTTACGTCAAATGCAGCCGAAAGTTTTAGAACCAGTAGAGATGGATGTGCTGGAGGACAATTTTATCAGTTCCTTATGCCGCCATTGA